A DNA window from Borrelia sp. HM contains the following coding sequences:
- a CDS encoding putative glycoside hydrolase produces the protein MFLYVIFLLFAYFFLCFRLHSLDEDRYFKNNDLFFVHKGALYKKKNNAILKIEPEGLETRWIYPFVRPVPKRITSIYEDFYSSNSLLTTSDSVYISNNYFKNFVKLVGSEKFNKNSYITSSALSRGDNKYIAIGTSNSGIYLSVNDNLDFKSLNSLISKTYLGAGYYDVISAIEFAKNNTNELYCSYGVYGDILLINTVLGVIKKLNFPFNKQIVRIIDLSDKKKEKLLFRTYDNHFYSYVDGKWAFYDQFSVYEEDFGKKSARMNLASNKGSIYLTAYTLSNKKSVEERFKFIKRLGMNAVIIDFKDDSGILTYSSKLDVPNKIKAVKNLLDVPYILSKAKEFGIYVIARVVVFKDAKLYTHNNYEYALWNKKTNRPWGNIIRVSNGDGSFKFVQKEYWVDIFNKDIWDYNLHIAKEIESLGVDEIQFDYIRFPTDGPVSLITSRFNKYNMQAIDALESFLIMARKSVAIPISVDIYGNNGWFITNSIGQNIAMISDYVDVISPMFYPSHYTNDFLKNELYYTTRAYKIYKEGSNRAFIFSSGRVIIRPYVQAFLLGQERRVSKEVYLEYLSHQLKGIKESLGNGFSLWNASNIYYMIKTNLSEFLDFS, from the coding sequence ATGTTTTTATATGTAATTTTTTTGTTATTTGCTTATTTTTTTTTATGTTTTCGGTTGCATTCATTAGATGAAGATAGATATTTTAAAAATAATGATTTATTTTTTGTTCACAAAGGTGCTTTGTATAAAAAGAAGAATAATGCAATACTTAAGATTGAACCTGAAGGTTTGGAAACCAGATGGATATATCCGTTTGTAAGACCTGTACCTAAAAGAATAACTTCTATTTATGAAGATTTTTATTCTTCAAATTCCCTTTTAACAACTAGTGATTCTGTTTATATTTCTAATAATTATTTTAAAAATTTTGTTAAATTAGTTGGTAGTGAAAAATTTAATAAAAATTCTTATATTACATCAAGTGCATTATCTAGAGGAGATAATAAGTATATTGCTATTGGAACTTCTAATAGTGGCATTTATTTGAGTGTTAATGATAATTTAGATTTTAAAAGTTTAAATTCTTTAATTTCTAAAACGTATTTAGGTGCTGGTTATTATGATGTGATTAGTGCGATAGAGTTTGCAAAAAATAATACAAATGAGTTGTATTGTTCTTATGGAGTTTATGGAGATATTCTTTTAATTAATACAGTGTTAGGGGTCATTAAAAAATTGAATTTTCCCTTTAATAAGCAGATAGTTCGCATTATTGATTTGTCAGATAAAAAAAAGGAAAAACTTTTATTTAGAACTTATGATAATCATTTTTATTCCTATGTGGATGGAAAATGGGCATTTTATGATCAATTCTCTGTTTATGAAGAAGATTTTGGTAAAAAGTCAGCAAGAATGAATCTTGCTTCTAATAAGGGTTCTATTTATTTGACAGCTTATACTCTTAGTAATAAAAAATCTGTTGAAGAGAGATTTAAGTTTATAAAGCGATTGGGTATGAATGCTGTTATAATTGATTTTAAAGATGATAGTGGTATTTTAACCTATTCAAGTAAATTAGATGTTCCAAATAAGATAAAAGCTGTTAAGAATTTACTAGATGTACCTTATATCTTAAGTAAGGCAAAGGAATTTGGAATATATGTTATTGCCCGAGTTGTTGTATTTAAGGATGCAAAGCTATATACTCATAATAATTATGAATATGCTCTTTGGAATAAAAAGACTAATCGACCTTGGGGGAACATTATAAGGGTTAGCAATGGTGATGGTTCTTTTAAGTTTGTTCAAAAAGAATATTGGGTAGATATCTTTAATAAAGATATATGGGATTATAATTTGCATATTGCAAAAGAAATTGAGTCTCTTGGAGTTGATGAAATTCAATTTGATTATATTAGATTTCCAACAGATGGTCCTGTATCTCTTATAACGTCAAGATTTAATAAATATAATATGCAAGCAATTGATGCACTTGAATCTTTTTTAATTATGGCTAGAAAAAGTGTTGCTATTCCTATTTCTGTTGATATTTACGGAAATAATGGATGGTTCATTACAAATAGTATTGGTCAAAATATTGCTATGATTTCAGATTATGTTGATGTCATTTCGCCCATGTTTTATCCTTCCCATTATACTAATGATTTTTTAAAGAATGAATTGTATTATACTACTAGGGCTTATAAAATCTATAAAGAGGGTAGTAATAGAGCTTTTATATTTTCTTCTGGTCGAGTGATAATTAGGCCTTATGTTCAAGCTTTTTTGCTTGGTCAGGAGCGTCGAGTGAGTAAGGAAGTTTATTTAGAATATTTGTCTCATCAGTTGAAAGGTATTAAGGAATCATTAGGTAATGGCTTTAGTTTATGGAATGCATCTAATATTTATTATATGATTAAAACTAATCTAAGTGAGTTTTTAGATTTTTCTTAA
- the malQ gene encoding 4-alpha-glucanotransferase, which produces MNRKSGILLNIGSLPSKYGIGDLGQGAYKFIDFLAASSQSYWQILPYSPPDFLGSPFPSCSAFAGNINYIDLNTISRFIDMDLSTLECLKSRYIDYDNLRAKEIVLRSAALNFLCRATIEELNAFEKFKKSAAYWLLDFASFVVFKDYYSKFKSPNPFNLLFSREILKRDTKALARLRENLEIEIQLQQVLQYFFFSQLKSLKKYANNAGIKIIGDMPIFVSYDSADVWAYQKYFKLKFDASKDKITGMPPGCFSKKEYLWGNAAYNWKALKKDGYEWWINRISFLSKYVDIIRMDYFKGFVSTWEISVKESSVFSGRWVKCPGKDFFKHVLKNKLSHLKIWVEDLGEDLGDTFKLRDYFNFPGTKVMQLAFDSDSKNIYLPHNYVRNCVVYTGTRDSYTIRGFIDSIGIEYKKYIFDYFNTSEDAIVWDMIKSAIASVADNVIIPMQDYLDVNIDLRMHMPDIIFNNFRIFNDDLSDDLSKKISYITKLYGRS; this is translated from the coding sequence ATGAATAGAAAGAGTGGAATTTTACTAAATATTGGTTCTTTACCATCTAAATATGGTATTGGTGATTTAGGTCAAGGAGCATATAAGTTTATAGATTTTCTTGCCGCTTCTTCTCAAAGTTATTGGCAAATATTGCCTTATTCACCTCCTGATTTTTTAGGATCTCCTTTTCCAAGTTGTTCTGCATTTGCTGGTAATATTAATTATATTGATTTAAATACTATTAGTAGATTTATTGATATGGATTTAAGCACACTTGAATGTTTAAAGAGTAGATATATTGATTATGATAATTTAAGGGCTAAAGAAATTGTTTTAAGAAGTGCTGCACTTAATTTTTTGTGTAGAGCAACAATTGAGGAGTTGAATGCTTTTGAGAAGTTTAAAAAATCTGCTGCTTATTGGCTTTTAGATTTTGCAAGTTTTGTTGTTTTTAAGGATTATTATTCTAAATTTAAATCTCCAAATCCTTTCAATCTTTTATTTAGTAGAGAAATTTTAAAAAGAGATACTAAAGCTTTAGCTAGGCTGAGAGAAAATCTTGAGATTGAAATACAGCTCCAACAAGTTTTACAATATTTCTTTTTTTCACAATTAAAATCTTTAAAAAAATATGCGAATAATGCTGGAATTAAAATAATAGGTGATATGCCCATTTTTGTTTCTTATGATTCTGCTGATGTTTGGGCTTATCAGAAATATTTTAAGTTAAAATTTGATGCAAGTAAAGATAAGATAACAGGTATGCCTCCTGGCTGCTTTTCTAAGAAAGAATATCTTTGGGGAAATGCAGCTTATAATTGGAAAGCTTTAAAAAAAGATGGTTATGAGTGGTGGATTAATCGTATTAGTTTTCTAAGTAAATATGTTGATATTATTAGAATGGATTATTTTAAGGGATTTGTATCAACTTGGGAGATTTCTGTAAAAGAATCTTCAGTATTTAGTGGACGATGGGTCAAATGTCCAGGTAAAGATTTTTTTAAGCATGTCCTAAAAAATAAGTTGAGTCATTTAAAAATTTGGGTTGAGGACCTTGGAGAAGATCTTGGAGATACATTTAAATTAAGAGATTATTTTAATTTTCCTGGCACCAAAGTTATGCAATTGGCATTTGATTCTGATTCTAAAAATATATATCTTCCTCATAATTATGTAAGAAATTGTGTTGTTTATACAGGTACTCGTGATAGTTATACTATACGTGGATTTATTGATTCTATTGGCATTGAGTATAAAAAATATATTTTTGATTATTTTAATACTAGTGAGGATGCTATTGTTTGGGATATGATAAAATCTGCAATAGCTAGTGTTGCAGATAATGTAATTATTCCTATGCAAGATTATCTTGATGTTAATATTGATTTGAGGATGCATATGCCTGATATAATTTTTAACAACTTTAGAATATTTAATGATGATTTAAGCGATGATTTAAGCAAGAAGATAAGTTATATTACAAAACTTTATGGAAGAAGTTAA
- a CDS encoding OmpA family protein, translating into MNTKTVLLLFVANTLAFSSEILEFKYTKGTKFRIETTDDQTIYLNGIFNSKNKTNIQISSEIKDVKNNFADIKSYFRILKRNEESDVFLLKEEFEGNFSINKQGEYKINSNQKRPSVRGIPKFPKKPIAINETWTYPAEEYVQASEISKEIKDYVIKFDVNYTYKGKEKIGDKYYDIIYSNYESKYNVKNTFFSQKVNQIIHFDSKLGNIYQYKDKYEFEIANENNNIKMIGNSSGKIISIELPNDNSVENEIKKYVNENKINSIEIEKNANGIKLSLDIEFYPDSFQIIKKEYNKLNHIANLLTKFKDNNILIEGHTAEFGTDQDMQELSEKRAHSIGNYLLKTKVKNKNQIFFKGWGAKKPKYASSSPLSAQNRRVEITILNN; encoded by the coding sequence ATGAATACTAAAACTGTTTTATTACTATTTGTAGCAAACACTTTAGCATTTTCATCTGAAATATTAGAATTTAAATACACAAAAGGAACTAAATTTAGAATAGAAACTACAGATGATCAAACAATCTATCTAAATGGAATATTTAATTCAAAAAATAAAACCAATATCCAAATTTCAAGTGAAATAAAAGACGTAAAAAACAACTTTGCTGATATTAAATCTTATTTTAGAATATTAAAAAGAAATGAAGAGAGTGATGTTTTCCTACTAAAAGAAGAATTTGAAGGAAATTTTAGTATTAATAAACAAGGTGAATATAAAATTAATAGCAACCAAAAAAGACCCTCTGTTAGAGGTATTCCCAAATTTCCAAAAAAACCTATAGCCATAAATGAAACTTGGACCTATCCAGCAGAAGAATACGTTCAAGCATCTGAGATTTCAAAAGAAATAAAAGATTACGTTATAAAGTTTGATGTAAATTATACATATAAAGGAAAGGAAAAAATAGGTGACAAATATTATGATATAATCTACTCAAATTACGAGTCTAAATATAATGTGAAAAATACATTTTTTTCCCAAAAAGTTAACCAAATAATTCATTTTGATTCAAAATTAGGAAATATATATCAATACAAAGATAAATATGAATTTGAAATAGCAAATGAAAACAATAACATTAAAATGATTGGAAACTCATCTGGAAAAATAATCTCTATTGAATTGCCAAATGACAACTCAGTAGAAAACGAAATTAAAAAATATGTTAATGAAAATAAGATAAACTCTATTGAAATAGAAAAAAATGCAAATGGTATCAAATTAAGCTTAGATATCGAATTCTATCCTGATTCTTTTCAAATTATTAAAAAAGAATACAACAAACTAAACCACATAGCTAATTTATTAACAAAATTTAAAGATAATAACATTCTAATAGAAGGACATACGGCAGAATTTGGCACAGATCAAGACATGCAAGAACTGTCTGAAAAAAGAGCTCATTCAATTGGAAACTATTTATTAAAAACGAAAGTAAAAAACAAAAACCAAATATTTTTCAAAGGATGGGGTGCTAAAAAACCTAAGTATGCAAGCTCATCTCCCTTATCAGCACAAAACCGAAGAGTAGAAATTACAATTCTAAACAATTAA
- a CDS encoding TraR/DksA family transcriptional regulator — translation MQKSNFEHEFIEKMKNFLLESKKEILNSIRSVENSKREIINNDIHLKDIIDIAFDNMDGNNLEALSFVEKKKLHLINQALYRISQNTYGNCLACDKGIARERLEAIPYAFLCIDCQTKKEKKIRRSV, via the coding sequence ATGCAGAAAAGTAATTTTGAGCATGAATTTATTGAAAAGATGAAAAATTTTCTTTTAGAATCAAAAAAAGAAATATTAAATTCTATAAGATCTGTTGAGAATAGCAAAAGAGAAATAATTAATAATGATATCCATTTAAAGGATATAATTGATATTGCATTTGACAATATGGATGGTAATAATCTTGAGGCTTTAAGTTTTGTAGAAAAGAAGAAGTTACATTTAATAAATCAGGCACTTTATAGAATTTCACAAAATACTTATGGTAATTGTTTGGCTTGTGATAAGGGTATTGCAAGAGAGAGACTTGAAGCTATTCCTTATGCATTTTTGTGTATAGATTGTCAAACCAAAAAGGAAAAAAAGATCAGAAGGTCTGTTTAA
- the infA gene encoding translation initiation factor IF-1, with amino-acid sequence MNTKEEAIETEGIVKESLPNTMFRVELKNGHLVLAHLSGKMRKHFIKIVPGDKVKVELSPYDLTKGRIVYREK; translated from the coding sequence TTGAACACTAAAGAAGAAGCTATTGAAACCGAAGGTATTGTAAAAGAATCTTTACCAAATACAATGTTTAGAGTGGAGCTTAAAAATGGGCACTTAGTTCTAGCTCACCTATCTGGTAAAATGAGAAAACATTTCATAAAAATAGTCCCTGGAGATAAAGTAAAGGTTGAACTATCACCTTATGATCTTACAAAGGGAAGAATAGTCTATAGAGAAAAATAA
- a CDS encoding SH3 domain-containing protein gives MGNEVRRASFIFKRRLVIFLILFFINFQIFSLSGNDYLVSTKVLKGSKVIHVIRLDLPQDIDKNLLNIEINKDIKDKAKVTLISKVPDGNGFITEVRIEYYFDKLGFVKIPSLKVTYRDEVYLSSEFEVAILQEDEMHSFGLPVKLYWDFDKEGIYEYQSIGLVLRSKWLINSNLKFINSSFNVVKDAMVDRTPIFESIKHRTFNSKEILDLPLYNFILTPIRGSKGIVIPSVSFNIGEDILRMSPEIFLKIKPIPDELKSLAIGTFKIDYEFPSSTLVNQDTFTIVVKITGQGNLPYIRFPEVETYNAKVIYKKKNYNFKPSKDGYKGSISKIYTVNPDNRGNLFLNIHDFTYLDPDNGKIYTLNGKRLKYEYYGDFQKGNTLSKDLFSDFSLLSYHDILKHKNKTFLFFVPICYLILIPGVLCSLTICIKYKKFFIASGFGLIILILTFAVSLNAINDGSLSEDNVSNLIEDYNSKNYGVALNKIDNILKKNSTYSGLWLNRAIILSKVDRYFDAIYSAYKAFFISPNNDTFYKVIDFLEAKNGINENIRNNSFVFSNIFFIITLILINILVVIISYKFCENNLKRIILSLLLFIISLTSFQTYYFYVDQQSEIGIIRGDLVSLYKVPDNFSRSWKFLKGNVSVYILNRKDDFVLIQTNHGLQGWIYKTFVVSVKDNLI, from the coding sequence ATGGGTAATGAGGTCAGAAGAGCGAGTTTTATCTTTAAAAGAAGATTGGTAATATTTTTAATTTTGTTTTTTATAAATTTTCAAATTTTCTCTTTGTCTGGTAATGATTATTTGGTGTCGACTAAAGTTCTCAAAGGTTCTAAGGTTATTCATGTGATTAGATTAGATTTGCCTCAAGATATTGATAAAAATTTATTAAATATTGAAATAAATAAGGATATAAAAGATAAAGCCAAGGTTACTTTGATATCTAAGGTTCCAGATGGAAATGGTTTTATTACAGAGGTAAGGATTGAGTATTATTTTGATAAATTAGGCTTTGTTAAGATTCCTTCATTAAAAGTAACTTATCGTGATGAAGTTTATTTAAGTTCAGAATTTGAAGTGGCTATTTTACAAGAAGATGAGATGCATTCTTTTGGTTTACCAGTTAAATTATATTGGGATTTTGATAAAGAAGGAATTTATGAATATCAAAGCATTGGGCTTGTTTTGCGTTCTAAGTGGCTTATAAATAGTAATTTGAAGTTTATTAACAGTTCTTTTAATGTTGTTAAAGATGCTATGGTTGATCGAACTCCTATATTTGAGAGTATTAAGCATAGAACTTTTAATAGTAAAGAAATTTTGGATTTACCTCTTTATAATTTTATCTTGACTCCTATTAGAGGCTCAAAGGGTATTGTGATTCCTAGTGTTTCTTTTAACATAGGCGAAGATATTCTACGTATGAGTCCTGAGATTTTTCTAAAAATTAAACCAATACCTGATGAGCTAAAGTCTTTAGCTATTGGAACTTTTAAAATCGACTATGAATTTCCTAGCTCAACTTTAGTTAATCAAGATACTTTTACTATTGTAGTAAAAATTACAGGTCAAGGTAATCTGCCTTACATTAGATTTCCAGAAGTTGAAACTTATAATGCTAAAGTTATTTATAAGAAAAAAAATTATAATTTTAAGCCTTCAAAGGATGGATATAAGGGCAGTATATCTAAGATATATACTGTCAATCCAGATAATAGGGGTAATTTATTCCTTAATATTCATGATTTTACTTATTTAGATCCTGACAATGGAAAAATTTATACACTTAATGGTAAACGACTTAAATATGAGTATTATGGAGATTTTCAAAAGGGAAATACTCTTAGTAAAGATTTATTTTCTGATTTTAGTTTGCTTTCATATCATGATATTTTAAAACATAAGAATAAAACTTTTTTATTTTTTGTGCCTATTTGTTATTTGATTTTAATACCAGGAGTGTTATGTTCTCTAACTATTTGCATTAAGTACAAGAAATTCTTTATTGCATCGGGTTTTGGATTGATTATTTTGATATTAACATTTGCTGTTAGTCTTAATGCTATAAACGATGGTTCTTTATCAGAAGATAACGTAAGTAATTTGATAGAAGATTATAATTCAAAAAATTATGGTGTTGCTCTTAATAAAATTGACAATATTTTGAAAAAGAATTCGACTTACTCAGGATTGTGGTTAAATAGAGCTATTATTTTAAGCAAGGTGGATAGATATTTTGATGCAATTTATTCGGCTTATAAAGCATTTTTTATATCACCAAATAATGATACCTTTTACAAGGTAATTGATTTTCTTGAAGCTAAAAATGGAATTAATGAGAATATTCGAAATAATAGTTTTGTTTTTTCTAATATTTTTTTTATTATTACTTTAATTTTGATAAATATTTTGGTGGTGATTATTTCTTATAAATTTTGTGAAAATAATTTAAAAAGAATTATTTTGTCCTTGCTTTTATTTATCATAAGCTTGACTTCATTTCAAACATATTACTTTTATGTTGATCAACAATCTGAAATTGGAATTATTAGAGGTGATTTGGTTTCTCTTTATAAAGTTCCTGATAATTTCTCAAGGAGCTGGAAATTTTTGAAAGGCAATGTAAGTGTTTATATTCTTAATAGAAAAGATGACTTTGTTCTTATTCAAACAAATCATGGACTTCAGGGATGGATTTATAAAACCTTTGTTGTCTCTGTTAAAGATAATTTAATATAA
- a CDS encoding tetratricopeptide repeat protein: MGRNFLVFLLIIGVISASFLSCSRIKAMSLMAIGNYKYMRGDYQGAISIYYNLSDDEQSSSWSYYNLAIVYYSLGEYESSLRMFSYAKRDSDFFLNFNINYNEGVIYYNQGLYRKAEMAFKEALRINPASYNAKYNLELAIIKKRTILDNLGNLNVKKNQGFIENNENFLRYVENLERVLWVMRSEERVLSLKEDW, encoded by the coding sequence ATGGGACGAAACTTTTTAGTTTTTTTGTTAATTATTGGTGTTATTTCTGCATCTTTTTTATCTTGTTCTCGTATTAAGGCTATGTCGCTTATGGCCATTGGTAATTACAAGTATATGAGGGGCGACTATCAAGGTGCAATTTCTATTTATTATAATCTTTCAGATGATGAACAAAGTTCTTCTTGGAGTTATTATAATCTTGCTATTGTATATTATTCTTTAGGAGAGTATGAAAGCTCTCTTCGTATGTTTTCATATGCAAAAAGAGATAGTGATTTTTTTTTGAATTTTAATATAAATTATAATGAGGGGGTAATATACTATAATCAAGGTCTTTATAGGAAAGCTGAGATGGCATTTAAGGAAGCTTTAAGGATTAATCCTGCAAGTTATAATGCTAAATATAATCTTGAACTTGCCATAATTAAGAAAAGGACTATTCTAGATAATTTAGGAAATTTAAATGTTAAAAAAAATCAGGGTTTTATTGAGAACAATGAAAATTTTTTAAGATATGTTGAGAATCTTGAGAGGGTTTTATGGGTAATGAGGTCAGAAGAGCGAGTTTTATCTTTAAAAGAAGATTGGTAA
- a CDS encoding VWA domain-containing protein, producing the protein MSIGNYYAFYLFIILFLFLIAYIDNFRKVVPFFKTLSVMYINNAYIKNYYIKKILMIFFFMLSLGSLIVAILDISWGQKATEDKRSDVRISFVFDISRSMLTFDEGKSVNRLESAKNFISLILNNFENFEYSLTVFKGKSLQVLPFSKGKASLNKILSYIEPSLISSPGSFLGEGVFSALQGIKDDSYYNFLIILTDGDEWGENNYYRFSKLIDLSNITSFVVGIGSNIPSVLIDDNLIVKDKDGNAVKTMLNEDNLNLLAAALKGSYYNLYLKGINYVIDDIRNDIMKKSSSDILIVGILRYKIFLVFSFLFILLYVFVKVIRWDETF; encoded by the coding sequence ATGAGCATAGGTAATTATTATGCTTTTTACTTGTTTATTATTTTGTTTTTATTTCTCATTGCATATATTGATAATTTTAGAAAAGTTGTTCCATTTTTTAAGACTTTAAGTGTCATGTATATTAATAATGCTTATATTAAAAATTATTATATAAAAAAAATTCTTATGATATTCTTTTTTATGTTAAGTTTGGGTTCTTTGATTGTTGCTATTTTAGATATTTCTTGGGGACAAAAAGCTACTGAAGATAAGAGATCAGATGTGAGAATATCTTTTGTATTTGATATTTCGCGTAGCATGTTAACTTTTGATGAAGGAAAATCGGTTAACAGACTTGAGAGTGCTAAAAATTTTATTAGTTTAATTTTAAATAATTTTGAGAATTTTGAGTATTCTCTTACTGTTTTTAAAGGTAAATCCTTGCAAGTATTACCCTTTTCTAAGGGTAAAGCTAGTTTGAATAAAATATTAAGTTATATTGAGCCTAGTTTGATAAGTTCTCCTGGAAGTTTTTTGGGTGAGGGAGTTTTTAGTGCTTTGCAGGGCATAAAAGATGATTCTTATTATAATTTTTTAATTATTTTAACTGATGGTGATGAATGGGGAGAGAATAATTATTATAGATTTTCTAAGTTGATTGATTTGAGTAATATTACTAGCTTTGTAGTTGGAATTGGAAGTAATATACCATCTGTCTTGATTGATGATAATTTGATTGTTAAAGATAAAGACGGCAATGCAGTAAAGACTATGCTTAATGAGGATAATTTGAATCTTCTTGCAGCTGCTCTTAAGGGTTCTTATTACAATTTATATCTTAAAGGTATAAATTATGTTATTGATGATATAAGGAATGATATAATGAAAAAAAGTTCAAGTGATATTTTGATTGTTGGTATTTTGAGATACAAGATTTTTTTAGTATTTTCTTTTTTATTTATATTATTGTATGTATTTGTTAAGGTCATTAGATGGGACGAAACTTTTTAG
- a CDS encoding VWA domain-containing protein encodes MLTFNEPFYLFLLVILPLLIYFSHFFGSRGGKVKFPVSIYGNFGSIKLRDYGLNFLYFVTYFLLYLAITLMILTLAGPSVSKKKKTYLSSGADIVIVLDISPSMGAVEFSSKNRLEFVKELIKYFVSQRENDNIALVAFAKEASLIVPLTVDRDFFSKRLDDIYIMDLGNGSALGLGISIALSHLKHSEAPKKSVIVLTDGVVNSDEVYKDQVINLAQGLNVKIYSVGIGSNEQLNVEFKLRSGKFYRGTLKEVYDSSMLFEISNKTGGLFYSIGDDFSFKLAIQDFSKKESVERKFKIIVDNNDIHNEFLLAIFCLLSIYFVLSKVFLKEVL; translated from the coding sequence ATGTTAACATTTAATGAACCTTTCTATTTATTTTTACTTGTGATTCTTCCATTATTGATTTATTTTAGTCATTTTTTTGGTAGTAGGGGAGGAAAAGTTAAATTTCCAGTATCTATTTATGGAAATTTTGGTTCTATAAAGTTAAGAGATTATGGTTTGAATTTTTTATATTTTGTAACTTATTTCTTATTATATTTAGCAATAACATTGATGATCTTAACTTTAGCGGGTCCTTCTGTCTCAAAGAAAAAAAAAACCTATCTTAGTAGTGGTGCTGATATTGTTATTGTGCTAGATATATCTCCTAGTATGGGAGCTGTTGAATTTTCATCTAAAAATAGACTTGAATTTGTCAAAGAATTAATTAAATATTTTGTTTCTCAAAGAGAGAATGATAATATTGCTTTAGTAGCTTTTGCAAAAGAAGCTTCCTTAATAGTTCCACTGACAGTTGATAGAGATTTTTTTTCTAAGAGGTTGGATGATATTTATATTATGGATCTTGGGAATGGTTCTGCTTTGGGACTTGGGATTTCTATTGCTCTTTCTCATTTGAAACATTCTGAAGCTCCTAAAAAATCGGTAATTGTTTTAACAGATGGTGTAGTTAATTCAGATGAAGTTTATAAGGACCAGGTAATAAACCTTGCTCAAGGATTAAATGTTAAAATTTACTCTGTTGGAATTGGGAGTAATGAACAGCTTAATGTTGAATTTAAATTGCGATCTGGTAAATTTTATCGAGGAACTTTAAAAGAGGTTTATGATTCTAGTATGCTTTTTGAGATTTCAAATAAAACAGGTGGGCTTTTTTATTCTATAGGTGATGATTTTTCATTTAAACTTGCAATTCAAGATTTTTCTAAGAAAGAAAGTGTAGAACGAAAGTTTAAAATTATTGTTGATAATAATGATATTCACAATGAATTTTTATTGGCAATATTTTGTTTGTTGAGCATTTATTTTGTTTTGTCTAAGGTCTTTTTAAAAGAGGTATTATGA
- a CDS encoding DUF58 domain-containing protein has translation MQYSNESTTSTKTKIKALKFFSRKMLLELNFGGYRSIFKGLGLEFHEFRPYEETDDARLIDWNVSSKTDSIFSKVFREDKGMNLHLLVDNSLSMSLGCLTSKKEIQDLLVSIFAHMAFFNNDKIGITFFSSETDKFISSRKGHSHLGLILNETINRRLKRGSNLTYVFKNTAEYYKKRSLIIIISDFKASDYFKSLTVLSKRHNIIAIRLTDFFDENLPQYGFLAYEDIETREDFLISGLSKSILNSYKNYWTLDKIKWRKECIKRDINFIEINTKDDVFRKLKALLKKENGI, from the coding sequence ATGCAATATAGTAATGAATCAACTACTAGCACTAAAACTAAAATAAAAGCTTTAAAGTTCTTCTCAAGAAAAATGCTATTGGAGCTTAATTTTGGTGGATATCGTTCTATTTTTAAGGGCCTTGGCCTTGAATTTCATGAGTTTAGACCATATGAAGAGACAGACGATGCTAGGTTGATTGATTGGAACGTTAGCTCGAAGACTGATAGTATATTTTCCAAAGTTTTTAGAGAAGATAAGGGCATGAATCTTCATCTGCTTGTTGATAATTCTCTTTCAATGAGTCTGGGATGCTTGACTAGTAAAAAAGAAATTCAAGATTTGTTAGTTTCTATTTTTGCTCATATGGCATTTTTTAATAATGATAAAATAGGAATAACTTTTTTTTCAAGTGAAACGGATAAGTTTATTTCATCTAGAAAGGGACATTCACATTTAGGATTAATTTTAAATGAAACAATAAATAGAAGACTTAAAAGAGGCAGTAATTTAACTTATGTGTTTAAAAATACAGCTGAATATTATAAAAAAAGATCTTTGATTATTATTATTTCAGATTTTAAAGCTAGTGATTATTTTAAATCTTTGACTGTTCTTAGTAAACGTCATAATATTATTGCAATAAGGCTTACAGATTTCTTTGATGAAAATCTTCCTCAGTATGGATTTTTAGCTTATGAAGATATTGAAACTCGTGAAGATTTTTTAATTTCAGGACTTAGTAAGTCGATATTAAATAGTTATAAAAATTATTGGACACTAGATAAGATAAAATGGAGGAAAGAATGTATAAAAAGAGATATTAATTTTATAGAAATTAATACAAAAGATGATGTTTTTAGAAAATTGAAAGCTCTTTTGAAAAAGGAGAATGGTATTTGA